One part of the Amaranthus tricolor cultivar Red isolate AtriRed21 chromosome 16, ASM2621246v1, whole genome shotgun sequence genome encodes these proteins:
- the LOC130802861 gene encoding uncharacterized protein LOC130802861 isoform X1 — protein MMGNRGPEERNKTMQLPHRIQQQKVCYICGHRGFEDALMCCPECLDSFVHQYCLGIAPGSIDDTFDWFCEYCSPPIAFEDKNFRGDVEDYHNEKAIVSIIEEVEPLCILPPSMAYISSKRKEFSDKYQAGTSSIIMSHSLTKQPDSLVSPFMENPKEIMSGLVLLTSRSGEITIHALDSQIAEDTSMTGSIFVGHPMNCNILPLIGCECKRPRTKRRRISCSSSKNALASKLTISSVSAIGDEESGQTIDGQEVLMSRKTVNETSQAHKYLEIPFVMNGLCAVAATQGCAVSKSMIGTCRSDLRLNDDQEMGIGLFELGIDPLRIPYVLNRESSTYLRQGAKALMSMKPSFSPRECEVDTKIEMKALNEDNQDTLQIRDVSNFGALDSSFVKSIVESKPSFCATNLTSGMVLNAVNRNLMEYLAMTNEPREQIFSKIDKLQESITYLDVWKEYDVEIQKLKSELEGEKEKLQEVIKKHRRSMWKVIFELETTKKELKRKIDELSIKTMQVEMVKDLGASKASMLA, from the exons ATGATGGGGAATCGTGGACCAGAGGAAAGAAACAAAACCATGCAACTTCCACATAGGATTCAG CAGCAGAAAGTTTGCTACATTTGTGGACATAGGGGCTTCGAAGATGCTTTAATGTGCTGCCCAGAATGTTTAGATAGTTTTGTACATCA ATACTGTTTGGGGATAGCACCAGGAAGCATTGATGATACATTTGATTGGTTTTGCGAGTATTGCTCTCCACCTATCGCATTTGAAGATAAAAATTTTCGTGGTGATGTGGAAGATTATCATA ATGAGAAAGCAATAGTTTCCATCATAGAAGAGGTTGAACCACTATGCATTTTGCCACCTTCTATGGCCTATATAAGCTCAAAAAGAAAGGAATTTAGCGATAAATATCAAGCTGGAACTTCCTCCATAATCATGAGTCATTCGTTGACAAAGCAACCTGATTCATTAGTTTCTCCTTTTATGGAAAATCCTAAAGAAATCATGAGTGGACTAGTTTTACTAACAAGCCGATCAGGGGAGATCACTATTCATGCATTGGATTCCCAAATTGCTGAAGACACTTCAATGACTGGTTCAATATTTGTGGGTCACCCTATGAATTGTAACATTTTACCTTTAATAGGGTGTGAATGCAAGAGACCTAGGACTAAAAGGCGTAGGATATCTTGTTCCTCAAGTAAGAATGCTCTTGCCTCTAAGCTCACCATTTCAAGTGTATCGGCAATAG GGGATGAAGAGAGTGGTCAAACTATTGATGGTCAAGAAGTTCTAATGTCTAGAAAGACGGTTAATGAAACAAGCCAAGCTCATAAATATTTAGAAATACCTTTTGTGATGAATGGATTATGTGCGGTGGCTGCTACTCAAGGATGTGCAGTATCGAAGAGTATGATCGGTACATGTCGCAGTGATCTCagattgaatgatgatcaaG AAATGGGTATTGGCCTTTTCGAGTTGGGAATTGATCCACTAAGAATTCCCTATGTGCTAAATAGAGAAAGTTCTACTTATCTTAGACAAGGAGCAAAAGCCTTGATGTCTATGAAGCCGTCTTTCTCACCAAG GGAGTGTGAAGTGGATACGAAGATTGAGATGAAGGCGTTAAATGAAGACAATCAAGACACTTTGCAAATCAGAGATGTTTCCAATTTCGGAGCTCTTGACTCATCGTTTGTGAAGTCTATTGTGGAAAGCAAACCTTCATTTTGTGCAACTAACCTCACCTCTGGAATGGTTTTAAATGCCGTAAATAGGAATCTTATGGAATACCTTGCTATGACTAATGAACCGCGTGAGCAGATTTTTAGTAAGATTGATAAATTACAAGAAAGCATAACTTATCTAGATGTTTGGAAGGAATATGATGTTGAGATTCAAAAACTTAAAAGTGAACTTGAGGGTGAAAAGGAAAAATTGCAAGAGGTCATTAAGAAGCATCGTCGTTCCATGTGGAAGGTCATTTTTGAACTTGAGACTACTAAAAAGGAGCTTAAAAGAAAGATAGATGAACTTTCGATAAAAACCATGCAAGTTGAAATGGTCAAGGATCTTGGAGCTAGTAAAGCATCAATGCTTGCTTAA
- the LOC130802861 gene encoding uncharacterized protein LOC130802861 isoform X2, which yields MMGNRGPEERNKTMQLPHRIQQKVCYICGHRGFEDALMCCPECLDSFVHQYCLGIAPGSIDDTFDWFCEYCSPPIAFEDKNFRGDVEDYHNEKAIVSIIEEVEPLCILPPSMAYISSKRKEFSDKYQAGTSSIIMSHSLTKQPDSLVSPFMENPKEIMSGLVLLTSRSGEITIHALDSQIAEDTSMTGSIFVGHPMNCNILPLIGCECKRPRTKRRRISCSSSKNALASKLTISSVSAIGDEESGQTIDGQEVLMSRKTVNETSQAHKYLEIPFVMNGLCAVAATQGCAVSKSMIGTCRSDLRLNDDQEMGIGLFELGIDPLRIPYVLNRESSTYLRQGAKALMSMKPSFSPRECEVDTKIEMKALNEDNQDTLQIRDVSNFGALDSSFVKSIVESKPSFCATNLTSGMVLNAVNRNLMEYLAMTNEPREQIFSKIDKLQESITYLDVWKEYDVEIQKLKSELEGEKEKLQEVIKKHRRSMWKVIFELETTKKELKRKIDELSIKTMQVEMVKDLGASKASMLA from the exons ATGATGGGGAATCGTGGACCAGAGGAAAGAAACAAAACCATGCAACTTCCACATAGGATTCAG CAGAAAGTTTGCTACATTTGTGGACATAGGGGCTTCGAAGATGCTTTAATGTGCTGCCCAGAATGTTTAGATAGTTTTGTACATCA ATACTGTTTGGGGATAGCACCAGGAAGCATTGATGATACATTTGATTGGTTTTGCGAGTATTGCTCTCCACCTATCGCATTTGAAGATAAAAATTTTCGTGGTGATGTGGAAGATTATCATA ATGAGAAAGCAATAGTTTCCATCATAGAAGAGGTTGAACCACTATGCATTTTGCCACCTTCTATGGCCTATATAAGCTCAAAAAGAAAGGAATTTAGCGATAAATATCAAGCTGGAACTTCCTCCATAATCATGAGTCATTCGTTGACAAAGCAACCTGATTCATTAGTTTCTCCTTTTATGGAAAATCCTAAAGAAATCATGAGTGGACTAGTTTTACTAACAAGCCGATCAGGGGAGATCACTATTCATGCATTGGATTCCCAAATTGCTGAAGACACTTCAATGACTGGTTCAATATTTGTGGGTCACCCTATGAATTGTAACATTTTACCTTTAATAGGGTGTGAATGCAAGAGACCTAGGACTAAAAGGCGTAGGATATCTTGTTCCTCAAGTAAGAATGCTCTTGCCTCTAAGCTCACCATTTCAAGTGTATCGGCAATAG GGGATGAAGAGAGTGGTCAAACTATTGATGGTCAAGAAGTTCTAATGTCTAGAAAGACGGTTAATGAAACAAGCCAAGCTCATAAATATTTAGAAATACCTTTTGTGATGAATGGATTATGTGCGGTGGCTGCTACTCAAGGATGTGCAGTATCGAAGAGTATGATCGGTACATGTCGCAGTGATCTCagattgaatgatgatcaaG AAATGGGTATTGGCCTTTTCGAGTTGGGAATTGATCCACTAAGAATTCCCTATGTGCTAAATAGAGAAAGTTCTACTTATCTTAGACAAGGAGCAAAAGCCTTGATGTCTATGAAGCCGTCTTTCTCACCAAG GGAGTGTGAAGTGGATACGAAGATTGAGATGAAGGCGTTAAATGAAGACAATCAAGACACTTTGCAAATCAGAGATGTTTCCAATTTCGGAGCTCTTGACTCATCGTTTGTGAAGTCTATTGTGGAAAGCAAACCTTCATTTTGTGCAACTAACCTCACCTCTGGAATGGTTTTAAATGCCGTAAATAGGAATCTTATGGAATACCTTGCTATGACTAATGAACCGCGTGAGCAGATTTTTAGTAAGATTGATAAATTACAAGAAAGCATAACTTATCTAGATGTTTGGAAGGAATATGATGTTGAGATTCAAAAACTTAAAAGTGAACTTGAGGGTGAAAAGGAAAAATTGCAAGAGGTCATTAAGAAGCATCGTCGTTCCATGTGGAAGGTCATTTTTGAACTTGAGACTACTAAAAAGGAGCTTAAAAGAAAGATAGATGAACTTTCGATAAAAACCATGCAAGTTGAAATGGTCAAGGATCTTGGAGCTAGTAAAGCATCAATGCTTGCTTAA
- the LOC130802861 gene encoding uncharacterized protein LOC130802861 isoform X3, which translates to MMGNRGPEERNKTMQLPHRIQQQKVCYICGHRGFEDALMCCPECLDSFVHQYCLGIAPGSIDDTFDWFCEYCSPPIAFEDKNFRGDVEDYHNEKAIVSIIEEVEPLCILPPSMAYISSKRKEFSDKYQAGTSSIIMSHSLTKQPDSLVSPFMENPKEIMSGLVLLTSRSGEITIHALDSQIAEDTSMTGSIFVGHPMNCNILPLIGCECKRPRTKRRRISCSSSKNALASKLTISSVSAIESGQTIDGQEVLMSRKTVNETSQAHKYLEIPFVMNGLCAVAATQGCAVSKSMIGTCRSDLRLNDDQEMGIGLFELGIDPLRIPYVLNRESSTYLRQGAKALMSMKPSFSPRECEVDTKIEMKALNEDNQDTLQIRDVSNFGALDSSFVKSIVESKPSFCATNLTSGMVLNAVNRNLMEYLAMTNEPREQIFSKIDKLQESITYLDVWKEYDVEIQKLKSELEGEKEKLQEVIKKHRRSMWKVIFELETTKKELKRKIDELSIKTMQVEMVKDLGASKASMLA; encoded by the exons ATGATGGGGAATCGTGGACCAGAGGAAAGAAACAAAACCATGCAACTTCCACATAGGATTCAG CAGCAGAAAGTTTGCTACATTTGTGGACATAGGGGCTTCGAAGATGCTTTAATGTGCTGCCCAGAATGTTTAGATAGTTTTGTACATCA ATACTGTTTGGGGATAGCACCAGGAAGCATTGATGATACATTTGATTGGTTTTGCGAGTATTGCTCTCCACCTATCGCATTTGAAGATAAAAATTTTCGTGGTGATGTGGAAGATTATCATA ATGAGAAAGCAATAGTTTCCATCATAGAAGAGGTTGAACCACTATGCATTTTGCCACCTTCTATGGCCTATATAAGCTCAAAAAGAAAGGAATTTAGCGATAAATATCAAGCTGGAACTTCCTCCATAATCATGAGTCATTCGTTGACAAAGCAACCTGATTCATTAGTTTCTCCTTTTATGGAAAATCCTAAAGAAATCATGAGTGGACTAGTTTTACTAACAAGCCGATCAGGGGAGATCACTATTCATGCATTGGATTCCCAAATTGCTGAAGACACTTCAATGACTGGTTCAATATTTGTGGGTCACCCTATGAATTGTAACATTTTACCTTTAATAGGGTGTGAATGCAAGAGACCTAGGACTAAAAGGCGTAGGATATCTTGTTCCTCAAGTAAGAATGCTCTTGCCTCTAAGCTCACCATTTCAAGTGTATCGGCAATAG AGAGTGGTCAAACTATTGATGGTCAAGAAGTTCTAATGTCTAGAAAGACGGTTAATGAAACAAGCCAAGCTCATAAATATTTAGAAATACCTTTTGTGATGAATGGATTATGTGCGGTGGCTGCTACTCAAGGATGTGCAGTATCGAAGAGTATGATCGGTACATGTCGCAGTGATCTCagattgaatgatgatcaaG AAATGGGTATTGGCCTTTTCGAGTTGGGAATTGATCCACTAAGAATTCCCTATGTGCTAAATAGAGAAAGTTCTACTTATCTTAGACAAGGAGCAAAAGCCTTGATGTCTATGAAGCCGTCTTTCTCACCAAG GGAGTGTGAAGTGGATACGAAGATTGAGATGAAGGCGTTAAATGAAGACAATCAAGACACTTTGCAAATCAGAGATGTTTCCAATTTCGGAGCTCTTGACTCATCGTTTGTGAAGTCTATTGTGGAAAGCAAACCTTCATTTTGTGCAACTAACCTCACCTCTGGAATGGTTTTAAATGCCGTAAATAGGAATCTTATGGAATACCTTGCTATGACTAATGAACCGCGTGAGCAGATTTTTAGTAAGATTGATAAATTACAAGAAAGCATAACTTATCTAGATGTTTGGAAGGAATATGATGTTGAGATTCAAAAACTTAAAAGTGAACTTGAGGGTGAAAAGGAAAAATTGCAAGAGGTCATTAAGAAGCATCGTCGTTCCATGTGGAAGGTCATTTTTGAACTTGAGACTACTAAAAAGGAGCTTAAAAGAAAGATAGATGAACTTTCGATAAAAACCATGCAAGTTGAAATGGTCAAGGATCTTGGAGCTAGTAAAGCATCAATGCTTGCTTAA
- the LOC130802863 gene encoding protein NRT1/ PTR FAMILY 1.2-like: MLEEPLLATTSKGGVKTLPFIIANESFEKVASYGLLPNMITYLMGSYGMKLATGSNFIYYWSAATSLAPVLAAFLADSYVGRFWMIALGSIISFLGITLLWFTTIIPSARPCDDSGTICTSPTIFQLTILVSSFIIMSVGAGGIRSSSLAFGTDQLIKKKNVNHSGILERFFNWYYFATSVSVMIATTFVVYVQENFGWKLGFGVPVICMFLSAISFLLASPLYIKLKAEAGSPVGFTQVFMASWKKRHFNVYESQDDQFLYFRRKGSRLIKPTHKLRFLNKACMIQNTEEELTLDGEIRDPWRLCTIEQVEELKSLIKVLPIWSTGIIMSTVTAQTPFKVLLIKTMNRHITSNFQIPAGSFSTFTIISIILWIAIYDLIIIPLASKLMRKPVKLNPRARMGIGIILSFLSMVITSLVEGVRRETAIKEGFSDDTSGVTDMSALWLLPHHWFSGMAEAFYTIAQSEFFCSEFPRSMLSVATNLHGVGMSLASLIASFIFNTIDELSSNGGKESWVSSNINRAHFDYYYWVLTGLCLVNCFYYFVCDKAYGPSSDEEQDKLLIDEGSVESR; encoded by the exons ATGCTTGAAGAACCTCTCTTAGCAACAACCTCAAAGGGTGGCGTAAAGACCCTTCCTTTCATCATAG CAAATGAATCATTTGAGAAAGTGGCAAGCTATGGACTTTTGCCTAATATGATAACATATTTGATGGGAAGCTATGGAATGAAATTGGCAACTGGGTCTAATTTCATCTATTACTGGTCTGCTGCTACCAGTTTGGCCCCCGTTTTGGCTgcttttcttgctgattcttatGTTGGTCGCTTTTGGATGATTGCCCTTGGTTCCATTATTAGCTTTCTG GGCATAACTCTACTATGGTTTACAACAATCATTCCTTCAGCACGTCCATGTGATGATTCCGGTACAATTTGTACATCCCCAACCATATTCCAACTTACAATACTTGTATCCTCATTCATCATCATGTCAGTTGGTGCTGGTGGTATAAGATCATCTTCCTTAGCATTTGGTACCGATCaattaatcaagaaaaaaaatgttaatcATAGTGGTATTTTAGAAAGATTTTTCAACTGGTATTATTTTGCTACATCTGTTTCAGTAATGATTGCAACTACATTTGTTGTTTATGTTCAAGAAAATTTTGGTTGGAAACTTGGTTTTGGTGTTCCTGTTATATGTATGTTTTTGTCTGCTATTTCTTTCCTTTTGGCTTCTCCTTTGTATATTAAGTTGAAGGCTGAGGCTGGCTCCCCTGTTGGATTTACTCAAGTGTTCATGGCTTCATGGAAGAAGAGacattttaatgtttatgaatCGCAAGATGATCAATTCTTGTACTTTAGGAGAAAGGGATCAAGGTTAATAAAGCCAACTCATAAATTAAG GTTCTTAAATAAGGCTTGCATGATCCAAAACACAGAGGAAGAACTAACATTAGATGGAGAAATCCGGGACCCATGGAGGCTATGTACCATTGAACAAGTAGAAGAACTAAAATCTCTCATAAAAGTTCTTCCAATATGGTCAACAGGCATTATAATGTCCACAGTTACAGCTCAAACGCCTTTCAAAGTTCTTCTCATTAAAACAATGAACCGCCATATCACTTCAAACTTCCAAATCCCAGCTGGTTCTTTCTCAACATTCACAATCATCTCAATCATATTATGGATTGCAATCTATGATCTTATAATCATTCCTTTAGCCTCAAAACTTATGAGAAAACCAGTGAAATTGAATCCAAGAGCTCGAATGGGAATCGGTATCATACTCTCATTTCTATCAATGGTTATAACTTCTTTAGTTGAAGGTGTTCGACGTGAAACTGCAATCAAGGAAGGATTTTCCGATGATACGAGTGGGGTGACTGACATGTCCGCCTTATGGTTGTTACCTCATCATTGGTTTTCTGGCATGGCCGAAGCTTTCTATACAATAGCACAAAGTGAGTTTTTTTGCTCAGAATTTCCTAGGAGTATGTTGAGTGTTGCAACAAATCTTCATGGTGTTGGTATGTCTTTGGCAAGTTTGATTGCAAGTTTTATATTTAACACTATTGATGAACTTAGTAGTAATGGTGGGAAAGAAAGTTGGGTTTCAAGCAACATTAACAGGGctcattttgattattattattgggttCTAACTGGTTTGTGTttggttaattgtttttattattttgtatgtgATAAAGCTTATGGGCCTTCTAGTGATGAAGAGCAAGATAAATTATTGATTGATGAGGGAAGTGTAGAAAGTAGATAA